The proteins below come from a single Drosophila suzukii chromosome X, CBGP_Dsuzu_IsoJpt1.0, whole genome shotgun sequence genomic window:
- the C3G gene encoding guanine nucleotide-releasing factor 2 isoform X3 has protein sequence MPQFDESFLSDCALADRWRFYSYTVKQLPPNLNPSPNHGHHHHHHHHHHRCLWKTQRQSWSPRDDNNNNNNNHSPSSNSNTCNIGNISTGNTLHSIKFHRRRKYKKLARLALSTPAIPQQMDVDVDVDMDREFDMEMDTPVPLKNAVCHGSISSPSTPGTCSSGIGVGGGGCSSSSNNSINSGGYSAACTPPPPTHHHHGHLQQQQQQQGTPGGSSRVGGAAGGSGVPPAPPSAGSSGHKNSLKGTKLARRARSFKDDLIEKISLMRTTNNTLGRSHSPHSPRTKHGSKAPPTTEEVQRSTQTLETHVKDISNALKHFRDVILKKKLEVLPGNGTVILETIASMYSVIQTYTLNEHSAIMSGATQQVYQSLGKLIKLCDEVMLSEESGECASLSNENVREVIDLLEDAVRNLVTLAQGKLKEQDQCAFRYSGSGLGGIGAAAEIMGKVTASPGVMSHVPGTGIMRVSVAESIGQRTSLPDIALTPKERDILEQHNVNPMRGSHSTESILRDTSPPPKPPLPNRASNPPPLPPKRRSQPVAPPGVGGLGSSSSTSTSNQASPLPYAQSTNISINSDLDCSSNISLLNYGVDRLSVRSRSPDENSQCSFDSALNHSREEEDHHHQQQQQTQQQQQQLRQFPKIPGMIDEDMEKLVSYSFVSMREFQSVQSSTKSSSSNSDIAISTAVGSSMEYQQISQSVSHSQRQISSSSSSCTTTSCTTNSSSSTTTTTGYGSSISELEQQQQTTSAVVADLAPALPPKSVQRGSLTRHESTGAGDELDEAQSSSSGWASHRSSQSEMPEMRQLSPHHHLICHQHSCSAQLQHWPSKHRSLIEGTGSCGAFDQRHLVDQEPPPLPMKKKHMFQSVAFSVLAYMEICSASTRSIEQHRHTVHAYNISRNLTQSQTMNIMSVSKELSPELEAPPALPPKNYKQRMATSMGSSPSLQPIIVTTPPPSPKPTLGENGSTGRPDSRMATVCEELHDGLASEDAMPELRSPVLDSNENVSAVDDGQTFYCHSHQLPGEVGVGVGEGVDNAGQPISTPQVLEEEQTVEPRPGVAGDEVAKPEIAAAVRVEEEEEGEEMLINMLEEVNITRYLILKKREEDGPEVKGGHIDALIVHASRVQKVADNAFCEAFITTFRTFIQPIDVIEKLTHRYTYFFCQVQDNKQKAAKETFALLVRVVNDLTSTDLTSQLLSLLVEFVYQLVCSGQLYLAKLLRNKFVEKVTLYKEPKVYGFIGAELGGAGGAAGLGVAGSGGSSAAGGGGGAGNQPSLLDLKSLEIAEQMTLLDAELFTKIEIPEVLLFAKDQCEEKSPNLNKFTEHFNKMSYWARSKILRLQDAKEREKHVNKFIKIMKHLRKMNNYNSYLALLSALDSGPIRRLEWQKGITEEVRSFCALIDSSSSFRAYRQALAETNPPCIPYIGLILQDLTFVHVGNQDYLSKGVINFSKRWQQYNIIDNMKRFKKCAYPFRRNERIIRFFDNFKDFMGEEEMWQISEKIKPRGRRPVNY, from the exons ATGCCGCAGTTTGATGAATCTTTTTTGAGCGACTGTGCGCTGGCCGATCGCTGGCGTTTCTACTCGTACACGGTCAAGCAATTGCCTCCGAATCTCAATCCAAGTCCAAATCATGgacaccatcatcatcatcatcaccatcatcatcgGTGTCTTTGGAAGACACAGCGGCAATCGTGGTCGCCGCGCgatgacaacaacaacaacaataataatcaCAGCCCAAgtagcaacagcaacacctgcaACATCGGCAACATCAGTACCGGCAACACGTTGCATAGCATCAAATTCCACAGACGTCGCAAATACAAAAAGCTGGCACGATTGGCGCTATCAACGCCAGCGATTCCACAGCAgatggatgtggatgtggatgtggatatGGATAGGGAGTTCGATATGGAGATGGACACACCTGTGCCGCTCAAGAATGCGGTGTGCC ACGGCAGCATCAGTTCTCCGTCCACGCCTGGCACCTGTTCCAGTGGTATCGGAGTGGGCGGTGGcggctgcagcagcagcagcaacaacagcatcAACAGCGGCGGCTACTCCGCCGCCTGCACCCCGCCACCACCCACGCACCACCATCACGGGCAccttcagcagcagcagcagcagcagggaACGCCTGGTGGATCTAGTCGGGTGGGTGGAGCGGCAGGAGGGAGTGGAGTGCCACCGGCACCACCCAGCGCCGGATCGTCGGGCCACAAGAACAGCCTAAAGGGCACAAAGCTAGCGCGCCGGGCGCGCTCCTTTAAGGACGATCTCATCGAGAAGATCTCCCTGATGCGAACCACCAACAACACCCTGGGTCGCTCCCACTCGCCGCATAGTCCGCGCACCAAGCACGGCTCAAAGGCGCCGCCCACCACCGAGGAGGTGCAGCGCTCCACTCAGACGCTGGAGACGCACGTCAAGGACATCTCGAATGCCCTGAAGCACTTCCGGGATGTTATACTCAAGAAGAAGTTGGAGGTTTTGCCGGGAAACGGCACGGTCATTCTGGAAACCATAGCCAGCATGTACTCCG TGATCCAAACGTACACCCTGAACGAACATAGTGCCATCATGAGCGGCGCCACGCAGCAGGTTTACCAGAGCCTGGGCAAGCTCATCAAGCTCTGCGACGAGGTGATGCTCTCCGAGGAGAGCGGCGAGTGCGCCTCCTTGAGCAACGAGAATGTGCGGGAAGTCATCGATCTTCTGGAGGATGCCGTGCGG AATCTCGTTACGCTGGCGCAGGGCAAGCTGAAGGAGCAGGATCAGTGCGCATTTCGCTACAGCGGTTCTGGCTTGGGCGGCATCGGAGCTGCGGCCGAGATCATGGGCAAGGTCACCGCCTCGCCGGGAGTCATGAGTCATGTGCCGGGCACGGGCATTATGCGCGTCTCGGTCGCCGAGTCGATTGGCCAGCGCACTTCGCTGCCGGACATAGCACTCACGCCCAAGGAGCGCGACATTCTGGAGCAGCACAATGTGAACCCAATGCGCGGCTCCCACAGCACCGAGAGCATCCTGCGCGACACGAGTCCGCCGCCAAAGCCACCGCTACCCAATCGGGCCAGTAATCCGCCACCTCTTCCCCCCAAGCGACGCAGCCAGCCGGTTGCACCACCGGGTGTTGGAGGACTGGGCTCCTCCTCGTCGACATCAACCTCAAATCAGGCCAGTCCGCTGCCCTACGCCCAGTCAACGAATATCAGCATCAACTCGGACCTGGACTGCAGCTCCAACATCTCGTTGCTAAACTATGGCGTGGATCG CCTATCAGTGCGGTCACGATCACCGGATGAGAATAGTCAGTGTTCCTTCGACTCGGCGTTGAATCACTCGCGGGAGGAGGAggaccaccaccaccaacagcagcagcagacgcagcagcagcagcagcagctaaGGCAGTTTCCAAAGATACCGGGCATGATAGACGAGGACATGGAGAAGCTGGTCAGCTACA GTTTCGTTTCGATGCGGGAGTTCCAGAGTGTGCAGTCCTCCACAAAGTCATCCAGCAGCAACTCGGACATTGCGATATCGACGGCGGTGGGGAGCAGCATGGAGTACCAGCAGATTAGCCAGTCGGTGTCGCACAGCCAGCGGCAAATCTCGtcgagcagcagcagctgcaccaccaccagctgcaccaccaacagcagcagcagcactaCAACCACCACCGGCTATGGCAGCTCCATTAGCGAActggagcagcagcagcagacgaCGAGTGCGGTGGTGGCGGATCTGGCGCCCGCCCTGCCGCCGAAGAGCGTTCAGAGGGGCAGTCTAACCCGCCACGAGTCCACCGGAGCCGGCGATGAGCTGGACGAGGCGCagtcctcctcctccggctGGGCCAGCCACCGGAGCAGTCAATCGGAGATGCCCGAGATGCGGCAGCTGTCGCCGCACCACCATCTCATCTGCCATCAGCACAGCTGCAGTGCTCAGCTGCAGCACTGGCCCTCGAAGCACCGCAGCTTGATCGAGGGCACTGGCAGCTGCGGCGCCTTTGACCAGCGCCACTTGGTGGACCAGGAGCCCCCGCCGCTGCCCATGAAGAAGAAGCACA TGTTTCAAAGTGTGGCCTTTTCGG TTCTGGCCTACATGGAGATCTGCTCGGCGTCCACGCGATCCATTGAGCAGCACCGCCACACAGTGCATGCGTACAACATCAGTCGCAACCTCACGCAGAGCCAGACCATGAA CATCATGTCCGTGAGCAAGGAACTGTCGCCGGAGCTGGAGGCACCGCCCGCCCTGCCGCCAAAGAACTACAAGCAGCGCATGGCGACAAGTATGGGATCATCGCCCTCGCTGCAGCCCATCATTGTGACCACGCCTCCTCCAAGTCCGAAGCCGACGCTGGGCGAGAATGGTTCGACGGGCAGGCCGGACAGTCGGATGGCCACCGTTTGCGAGGAGCTCCATGATGGTTTGGCCAGCGAGGATGCGATGCCGGAACTCCGGTCGCCCGTGCTCGATAGCAATGAGAATGTTAGCGCCGTCGACGATGGCCAGACCTTCTACTGTCACTCGCATCAGCTGCCCGGCGAGgtgggcgtgggcgtgggCGAGGGCGTGGATAATGCCGGTCAGCCAATTAGCACACCCCAAGTGCTCGAGGAGGAGCAAACGGTGGAGCCTCGGCCAGGAGTGGCTGGTGACGAGGTTGCCAAGCCAGAGATCGCCGCCGCCGTCCGcgtggaggaggaggaggagggaGAGGAGATGCTGATCAACATGCTGGAGGAGGTCAACATCACACGGTACCTGATACTCAAGAAGAGGGAGGAGGACGGGCCCGAGGTGAAGGGCGGCCACATCGACGCCCTCATCGTGCACGCCAGCCGTGTCCAGAAGGTCGCCGACAATG CATTCTGCGAGGCCTTCATCACCACCTTCCGCACCTTCATCCAGCCGATCGACGTGATCGAGAAGCTGACCCATCGCTACACATACTTCTTCTGTCAAGTGCAGGACAACAAGCAGAAGGCCGCCAAGGAGACCTTTGCGCTGCTGGTCCGAGTCGTCAACGATCTAAC GTCGACGGATCTTACCAGCCAGCTGCTAAGCCTACTGGTGGAGTTTGTCTATCAGTTGGTTTGCTCTGGCCAGCTCTACTTGGCGAAGTTGCTGCGCAACAAGTTCGTGGAGAAGGTGACGCTGTACAAGGAGCCCAAGGTGTACGGCTTTATCGGGGCGGAGTTGGGCGGAGCTGGTGGTGCCGCCGGATTGGGAGTGGCCGGGAGTGGTGGGAGCAGTGCAGCCGGCGGTGGAGGCGGAGCAGGCAACCAGCCTAGCCTGCTGGACCTCAAGTCGCTGGAGATCGCCGAACAGATGACGCTGCTGGATGCCGAGCTGTTCACGAAGATCGAGATACCAGAAGTATTACTATTTGCCAAAGATCAGTGCGAGGAGAAGTCGCCCAACCTCAACAAGTTCACCGAGCACTTCAACAAGATGTCCTACTGGGCGCGCTCCAAGATCCTGCGCCTGCAGGATGCCAAGGAGCGGGAGAAGCATGTGAACAAGTTCATCAAGATCATGAAGCACCTGCGCAAGATGAACAACTACAACTCGTATCTGGCGCTGCTGTCGGCCCTGGATTCGGGTCCCATAAGGAG ACTGGAGTGGCAAAAGGGCATCACCGAGGAGGTGCGATCCTTCTGCGCCCTCATCGATTCCAGCTCCAGTTTTCGGGCCTATCGCCAGGCCCTGGCCGAAACTAATCCGCCCTGCATACCCTATAT CGGCCTGATTCTACAGGATCTGACGTTTGTGCATGTGGGCAACCAGGACTATCTGTCCAAGGGCGTCATTAACTTCTCTAAGCGCTGGCAACAGTACAACATAATCGACAACATGAAACGTTTTAAGAAATG TGCCTATCCATTTCGACGCAACGAGCGCATTATACGCTTCTTTGATAACTTCAAGGACTTTATGGGCGAGGAGGAGATGTGGCAGATATCCGAGAAGATCAAGCCGCGAGGCCGCCGCCCGGTTAACTATTAG
- the C3G gene encoding guanine nucleotide-releasing factor 2 isoform X4 — protein MPQFDESFLSDCALADRWRFYSYTVKQLPPNLNPSPNHGHHHHHHHHHHRCLWKTQRQSWSPRDDNNNNNNNHSPSSNSNTCNIGNISTGNTLHSIKFHRRRKYKKLARLALSTPAIPQQMDVDVDVDMDREFDMEMDTPVPLKNAVCHGSISSPSTPGTCSSGIGVGGGGCSSSSNNSINSGGYSAACTPPPPTHHHHGHLQQQQQQQGTPGGSSRVGGAAGGSGVPPAPPSAGSSGHKNSLKGTKLARRARSFKDDLIEKISLMRTTNNTLGRSHSPHSPRTKHGSKAPPTTEEVQRSTQTLETHVKDISNALKHFRDVILKKKLEVLPGNGTVILETIASMYSVIQTYTLNEHSAIMSGATQQVYQSLGKLIKLCDEVMLSEESGECASLSNENVREVIDLLEDAVRNLVTLAQGKLKEQDQCAFRYSGSGLGGIGAAAEIMGKVTASPGVMSHVPGTGIMRVSVAESIGQRTSLPDIALTPKERDILEQHNVNPMRGSHSTESILRDTSPPPKPPLPNRASNPPPLPPKRRSQPVAPPGVGGLGSSSSTSTSNQASPLPYAQSTNISINSDLDCSSNISLLNYGVDRLSVRSRSPDENSQCSFDSALNHSREEEDHHHQQQQQTQQQQQQLRQFPKIPGMIDEDMEKLVSYSFVSMREFQSVQSSTKSSSSNSDIAISTAVGSSMEYQQISQSVSHSQRQISSSSSSCTTTSCTTNSSSSTTTTTGYGSSISELEQQQQTTSAVVADLAPALPPKSVQRGSLTRHESTGAGDELDEAQSSSSGWASHRSSQSEMPEMRQLSPHHHLICHQHSCSAQLQHWPSKHRSLIEGTGSCGAFDQRHLVDQEPPPLPMKKKHILAYMEICSASTRSIEQHRHTVHAYNISRNLTQSQTMNIMSVSKELSPELEAPPALPPKNYKQRMATSMGSSPSLQPIIVTTPPPSPKPTLGENGSTGRPDSRMATVCEELHDGLASEDAMPELRSPVLDSNENVSAVDDGQTFYCHSHQLPGEVGVGVGEGVDNAGQPISTPQVLEEEQTVEPRPGVAGDEVAKPEIAAAVRVEEEEEGEEMLINMLEEVNITRYLILKKREEDGPEVKGGHIDALIVHASRVQKVADNAFCEAFITTFRTFIQPIDVIEKLTHRYTYFFCQVQDNKQKAAKETFALLVRVVNDLTSTDLTSQLLSLLVEFVYQLVCSGQLYLAKLLRNKFVEKVTLYKEPKVYGFIGAELGGAGGAAGLGVAGSGGSSAAGGGGGAGNQPSLLDLKSLEIAEQMTLLDAELFTKIEIPEVLLFAKDQCEEKSPNLNKFTEHFNKMSYWARSKILRLQDAKEREKHVNKFIKIMKHLRKMNNYNSYLALLSALDSGPIRRLEWQKGITEEVRSFCALIDSSSSFRAYRQALAETNPPCIPYIGLILQDLTFVHVGNQDYLSKGVINFSKRWQQYNIIDNMKRFKKCAYPFRRNERIIRFFDNFKDFMGEEEMWQISEKIKPRGRRPVNY, from the exons ATGCCGCAGTTTGATGAATCTTTTTTGAGCGACTGTGCGCTGGCCGATCGCTGGCGTTTCTACTCGTACACGGTCAAGCAATTGCCTCCGAATCTCAATCCAAGTCCAAATCATGgacaccatcatcatcatcatcaccatcatcatcgGTGTCTTTGGAAGACACAGCGGCAATCGTGGTCGCCGCGCgatgacaacaacaacaacaataataatcaCAGCCCAAgtagcaacagcaacacctgcaACATCGGCAACATCAGTACCGGCAACACGTTGCATAGCATCAAATTCCACAGACGTCGCAAATACAAAAAGCTGGCACGATTGGCGCTATCAACGCCAGCGATTCCACAGCAgatggatgtggatgtggatgtggatatGGATAGGGAGTTCGATATGGAGATGGACACACCTGTGCCGCTCAAGAATGCGGTGTGCC ACGGCAGCATCAGTTCTCCGTCCACGCCTGGCACCTGTTCCAGTGGTATCGGAGTGGGCGGTGGcggctgcagcagcagcagcaacaacagcatcAACAGCGGCGGCTACTCCGCCGCCTGCACCCCGCCACCACCCACGCACCACCATCACGGGCAccttcagcagcagcagcagcagcagggaACGCCTGGTGGATCTAGTCGGGTGGGTGGAGCGGCAGGAGGGAGTGGAGTGCCACCGGCACCACCCAGCGCCGGATCGTCGGGCCACAAGAACAGCCTAAAGGGCACAAAGCTAGCGCGCCGGGCGCGCTCCTTTAAGGACGATCTCATCGAGAAGATCTCCCTGATGCGAACCACCAACAACACCCTGGGTCGCTCCCACTCGCCGCATAGTCCGCGCACCAAGCACGGCTCAAAGGCGCCGCCCACCACCGAGGAGGTGCAGCGCTCCACTCAGACGCTGGAGACGCACGTCAAGGACATCTCGAATGCCCTGAAGCACTTCCGGGATGTTATACTCAAGAAGAAGTTGGAGGTTTTGCCGGGAAACGGCACGGTCATTCTGGAAACCATAGCCAGCATGTACTCCG TGATCCAAACGTACACCCTGAACGAACATAGTGCCATCATGAGCGGCGCCACGCAGCAGGTTTACCAGAGCCTGGGCAAGCTCATCAAGCTCTGCGACGAGGTGATGCTCTCCGAGGAGAGCGGCGAGTGCGCCTCCTTGAGCAACGAGAATGTGCGGGAAGTCATCGATCTTCTGGAGGATGCCGTGCGG AATCTCGTTACGCTGGCGCAGGGCAAGCTGAAGGAGCAGGATCAGTGCGCATTTCGCTACAGCGGTTCTGGCTTGGGCGGCATCGGAGCTGCGGCCGAGATCATGGGCAAGGTCACCGCCTCGCCGGGAGTCATGAGTCATGTGCCGGGCACGGGCATTATGCGCGTCTCGGTCGCCGAGTCGATTGGCCAGCGCACTTCGCTGCCGGACATAGCACTCACGCCCAAGGAGCGCGACATTCTGGAGCAGCACAATGTGAACCCAATGCGCGGCTCCCACAGCACCGAGAGCATCCTGCGCGACACGAGTCCGCCGCCAAAGCCACCGCTACCCAATCGGGCCAGTAATCCGCCACCTCTTCCCCCCAAGCGACGCAGCCAGCCGGTTGCACCACCGGGTGTTGGAGGACTGGGCTCCTCCTCGTCGACATCAACCTCAAATCAGGCCAGTCCGCTGCCCTACGCCCAGTCAACGAATATCAGCATCAACTCGGACCTGGACTGCAGCTCCAACATCTCGTTGCTAAACTATGGCGTGGATCG CCTATCAGTGCGGTCACGATCACCGGATGAGAATAGTCAGTGTTCCTTCGACTCGGCGTTGAATCACTCGCGGGAGGAGGAggaccaccaccaccaacagcagcagcagacgcagcagcagcagcagcagctaaGGCAGTTTCCAAAGATACCGGGCATGATAGACGAGGACATGGAGAAGCTGGTCAGCTACA GTTTCGTTTCGATGCGGGAGTTCCAGAGTGTGCAGTCCTCCACAAAGTCATCCAGCAGCAACTCGGACATTGCGATATCGACGGCGGTGGGGAGCAGCATGGAGTACCAGCAGATTAGCCAGTCGGTGTCGCACAGCCAGCGGCAAATCTCGtcgagcagcagcagctgcaccaccaccagctgcaccaccaacagcagcagcagcactaCAACCACCACCGGCTATGGCAGCTCCATTAGCGAActggagcagcagcagcagacgaCGAGTGCGGTGGTGGCGGATCTGGCGCCCGCCCTGCCGCCGAAGAGCGTTCAGAGGGGCAGTCTAACCCGCCACGAGTCCACCGGAGCCGGCGATGAGCTGGACGAGGCGCagtcctcctcctccggctGGGCCAGCCACCGGAGCAGTCAATCGGAGATGCCCGAGATGCGGCAGCTGTCGCCGCACCACCATCTCATCTGCCATCAGCACAGCTGCAGTGCTCAGCTGCAGCACTGGCCCTCGAAGCACCGCAGCTTGATCGAGGGCACTGGCAGCTGCGGCGCCTTTGACCAGCGCCACTTGGTGGACCAGGAGCCCCCGCCGCTGCCCATGAAGAAGAAGCACA TTCTGGCCTACATGGAGATCTGCTCGGCGTCCACGCGATCCATTGAGCAGCACCGCCACACAGTGCATGCGTACAACATCAGTCGCAACCTCACGCAGAGCCAGACCATGAA CATCATGTCCGTGAGCAAGGAACTGTCGCCGGAGCTGGAGGCACCGCCCGCCCTGCCGCCAAAGAACTACAAGCAGCGCATGGCGACAAGTATGGGATCATCGCCCTCGCTGCAGCCCATCATTGTGACCACGCCTCCTCCAAGTCCGAAGCCGACGCTGGGCGAGAATGGTTCGACGGGCAGGCCGGACAGTCGGATGGCCACCGTTTGCGAGGAGCTCCATGATGGTTTGGCCAGCGAGGATGCGATGCCGGAACTCCGGTCGCCCGTGCTCGATAGCAATGAGAATGTTAGCGCCGTCGACGATGGCCAGACCTTCTACTGTCACTCGCATCAGCTGCCCGGCGAGgtgggcgtgggcgtgggCGAGGGCGTGGATAATGCCGGTCAGCCAATTAGCACACCCCAAGTGCTCGAGGAGGAGCAAACGGTGGAGCCTCGGCCAGGAGTGGCTGGTGACGAGGTTGCCAAGCCAGAGATCGCCGCCGCCGTCCGcgtggaggaggaggaggagggaGAGGAGATGCTGATCAACATGCTGGAGGAGGTCAACATCACACGGTACCTGATACTCAAGAAGAGGGAGGAGGACGGGCCCGAGGTGAAGGGCGGCCACATCGACGCCCTCATCGTGCACGCCAGCCGTGTCCAGAAGGTCGCCGACAATG CATTCTGCGAGGCCTTCATCACCACCTTCCGCACCTTCATCCAGCCGATCGACGTGATCGAGAAGCTGACCCATCGCTACACATACTTCTTCTGTCAAGTGCAGGACAACAAGCAGAAGGCCGCCAAGGAGACCTTTGCGCTGCTGGTCCGAGTCGTCAACGATCTAAC GTCGACGGATCTTACCAGCCAGCTGCTAAGCCTACTGGTGGAGTTTGTCTATCAGTTGGTTTGCTCTGGCCAGCTCTACTTGGCGAAGTTGCTGCGCAACAAGTTCGTGGAGAAGGTGACGCTGTACAAGGAGCCCAAGGTGTACGGCTTTATCGGGGCGGAGTTGGGCGGAGCTGGTGGTGCCGCCGGATTGGGAGTGGCCGGGAGTGGTGGGAGCAGTGCAGCCGGCGGTGGAGGCGGAGCAGGCAACCAGCCTAGCCTGCTGGACCTCAAGTCGCTGGAGATCGCCGAACAGATGACGCTGCTGGATGCCGAGCTGTTCACGAAGATCGAGATACCAGAAGTATTACTATTTGCCAAAGATCAGTGCGAGGAGAAGTCGCCCAACCTCAACAAGTTCACCGAGCACTTCAACAAGATGTCCTACTGGGCGCGCTCCAAGATCCTGCGCCTGCAGGATGCCAAGGAGCGGGAGAAGCATGTGAACAAGTTCATCAAGATCATGAAGCACCTGCGCAAGATGAACAACTACAACTCGTATCTGGCGCTGCTGTCGGCCCTGGATTCGGGTCCCATAAGGAG ACTGGAGTGGCAAAAGGGCATCACCGAGGAGGTGCGATCCTTCTGCGCCCTCATCGATTCCAGCTCCAGTTTTCGGGCCTATCGCCAGGCCCTGGCCGAAACTAATCCGCCCTGCATACCCTATAT CGGCCTGATTCTACAGGATCTGACGTTTGTGCATGTGGGCAACCAGGACTATCTGTCCAAGGGCGTCATTAACTTCTCTAAGCGCTGGCAACAGTACAACATAATCGACAACATGAAACGTTTTAAGAAATG TGCCTATCCATTTCGACGCAACGAGCGCATTATACGCTTCTTTGATAACTTCAAGGACTTTATGGGCGAGGAGGAGATGTGGCAGATATCCGAGAAGATCAAGCCGCGAGGCCGCCGCCCGGTTAACTATTAG